In Flavobacteriales bacterium, one genomic interval encodes:
- a CDS encoding PIN domain-containing protein, with protein sequence MSITFLPDVNIWFALSRKEHQFHLSAYDWISSVPAHDRIHFNRSTQQSLLRLVTTSAIMHAYSAKPLTNTDAWTRQNAWYKDDRISFVDEPPQLEPQWRSFGAIGTASPKLWMDAYLAAFAIASNAQLVTTDKAFRQFKGLDLLVIA encoded by the coding sequence ATGAGCATAACTTTTCTTCCGGATGTGAACATCTGGTTTGCTTTATCCAGAAAGGAGCATCAGTTCCATTTGTCAGCGTATGATTGGATCTCATCTGTGCCAGCCCATGACCGGATACATTTCAATCGTTCTACTCAACAAAGTCTCTTACGCTTAGTGACAACATCGGCAATAATGCACGCGTATTCCGCCAAGCCCTTGACCAACACCGATGCATGGACCAGACAAAATGCCTGGTATAAAGATGACCGCATTAGCTTCGTGGATGAACCACCACAGCTCGAGCCACAATGGCGTTCATTTGGTGCTATCGGCACTGCATCACCAAAACTATGGATGGATGCCTATCTGGCGGCATTCGCAATTGCTAGCAATGCGCAATTGGTCACCACCGACAAGGCTTTCCGACAATTCAAAGGGTTAGATCTGCTGGTGATCGCATAA
- a CDS encoding aminotransferase class I/II-fold pyridoxal phosphate-dependent enzyme, producing MPNDLSHILTHLGEDRERGYDAVVPPIIQSGNFTYPTVAAMRAVVQKEMEKPLYSRGFNPTVGVLREKIAALENAEDALVFSSGSAAVASAVISFVKAGDHIVCVEKPYSWTKKLLIELLPRFGVEHTFVDGTDPENYRKAIRPNTTFFILESPNSLTFELQDIAAVASIAKEKNIITLCDNSFNSPLFQNPLDLGMDMVAHSATKYINGHSDVVAGVLAGSKTMMRQVMQKEFMTLGACLSPHDAWLIIRGLRTLELRVNRSADNAEKVAQFLKGHPKVKKIHWPGLQSHPQHALAKKQMKRVAGLMSIELNAPDEAAVERFCDNLKTFLIAVSWGGYESLQWPVCALKGPSGYYTDLPFTMIRLYVGLEDPDLLIADLEQALVRV from the coding sequence ATGCCGAACGATCTATCCCACATCCTTACCCATCTCGGCGAAGACCGTGAGCGCGGCTATGATGCCGTAGTACCGCCCATCATTCAGAGCGGGAATTTCACATACCCTACTGTTGCGGCCATGCGCGCCGTAGTGCAAAAGGAAATGGAGAAGCCGTTGTATTCGCGGGGGTTCAATCCGACCGTTGGTGTTTTGCGGGAGAAGATCGCGGCGTTGGAAAATGCGGAAGATGCGTTGGTATTCAGCAGCGGAAGTGCCGCAGTCGCATCGGCGGTGATCAGTTTCGTAAAGGCCGGGGATCATATTGTGTGTGTAGAAAAGCCCTACAGCTGGACGAAGAAATTGCTCATTGAACTGTTACCTCGCTTCGGAGTGGAACACACCTTCGTGGATGGCACGGATCCAGAGAACTACCGCAAAGCGATCAGACCGAATACGACCTTCTTCATCCTTGAATCACCGAATTCGTTGACGTTTGAATTGCAGGATATTGCTGCGGTTGCTTCAATCGCGAAAGAGAAGAACATCATCACGCTGTGCGATAACAGTTTCAATAGTCCGCTTTTCCAGAACCCATTGGATCTGGGTATGGACATGGTTGCTCACAGTGCTACCAAGTATATCAACGGCCACAGTGATGTTGTTGCGGGTGTGCTCGCCGGATCGAAAACGATGATGCGCCAGGTGATGCAAAAGGAATTCATGACCTTGGGTGCTTGCCTATCACCACACGATGCATGGTTGATCATCCGTGGCCTTCGCACGTTGGAATTGCGTGTGAACCGAAGCGCTGATAATGCGGAGAAAGTTGCTCAGTTCCTGAAAGGGCATCCGAAAGTGAAGAAGATCCATTGGCCGGGTTTGCAAAGTCATCCGCAACATGCACTTGCCAAAAAGCAAATGAAGCGTGTTGCCGGTTTGATGAGCATCGAATTGAACGCACCGGATGAAGCCGCCGTGGAGCGCTTCTGCGATAACCTAAAAACCTTTCTGATCGCGGTAAGCTGGGGCGGCTATGAAAGCTTGCAATGGCCGGTGTGTGCGTTGAAAGGTCCGAGCGGATACTATACTGATCTACCCTTTACCATGATCCGATTGTACGTAGGCTTAGAAGACCCGGACCTGTTGATCGCAGATCTGGAACAAGCGTTGGTACGGGTGTGA
- a CDS encoding ribbon-helix-helix protein, CopG family — translation MKTTIELPDDLLQALRIRAAEEGRSMKALLTEALRSYFGKQPKAKKPRILKYHEMPIIKDGKPAKQGEEITPERVAEVLWGSKE, via the coding sequence ATGAAAACCACGATAGAGCTTCCTGACGACCTGTTACAAGCCTTACGTATACGCGCTGCGGAAGAGGGGCGGAGCATGAAGGCATTGCTGACCGAAGCATTGCGGTCCTACTTCGGGAAACAGCCAAAAGCCAAAAAGCCGCGGATACTGAAATATCATGAGATGCCGATCATAAAAGACGGAAAACCTGCAAAGCAGGGTGAGGAGATCACACCAGAGCGGGTTGCTGAGGTCTTATGGGGAAGTAAGGAATGA
- a CDS encoding T9SS type A sorting domain-containing protein — MKHITTVFLAFLFTVFSCDQLRAQGDTCTTALLIGSGIHHADGPTTGSGIVLSNGSNCGATGSNGDWYKYIPTFTGMINITSCNTLNNQQDDDTYGHVLTGTCDSLICLGFNDDMGSNSCPNYNFATYLDIAVTAGETYYIVWTNLFDSDDFYWTLTECFGTVQGTAFKDYNDNSVRDSSEATVNTMLQVEPGGQYVYAGSDPYSFCTEQGAYTISVPNPPLYYLPVPATRTYSVNTQGEFVPGMDFAFQSIVDVYDGEANIWGWSPWIGNETHYNVTYCNIGTEPLDGEIVVTLDPLTEFVSSIPTNVTAAGQTVTWSVSNLLPGHCAYIYLTYLTDSTAIVTDTVSAFVQFNITGVEQTPENNFDMIIDNPTTSLDPNEKLVNVTSITEQEIMDEKALEYVVHFQNTGTAPAQRVIVRDVIDTDLDLSTFQMIGATHPYTIWVEGREIAWTFANIYLPDSTTELEGSQGGFSYRILANANSMPGTSITNRADIYFDYNEPVLTNTVETVVATPQAIDEFVVYDDGLGVYPSPSTGILSIGWQRGELTNGQITVFDALGRNVETQNVQRIGGGTFVNMDLSELPQGTYTVWLQGEGVNARTRFVIAR, encoded by the coding sequence ATGAAACACATTACAACCGTATTTCTCGCGTTCTTATTCACCGTGTTCAGTTGTGACCAGTTACGAGCACAAGGCGATACATGTACAACCGCGCTGCTGATCGGAAGTGGTATCCACCATGCCGATGGTCCGACCACAGGTTCCGGAATAGTCTTGTCCAACGGGAGCAACTGTGGCGCGACTGGTAGCAATGGCGATTGGTACAAATACATCCCAACATTCACTGGTATGATCAACATCACATCATGTAATACGCTGAACAACCAACAGGACGATGATACTTATGGTCACGTACTCACCGGTACCTGCGACTCGTTGATATGCTTGGGCTTCAACGATGATATGGGAAGCAATTCTTGTCCGAATTACAATTTTGCGACCTATTTGGACATTGCTGTAACAGCAGGAGAAACCTACTACATCGTATGGACCAACTTATTCGACAGTGATGATTTCTACTGGACCTTGACCGAATGCTTCGGAACAGTGCAGGGCACCGCGTTCAAAGACTACAACGATAACAGTGTTCGAGATAGTTCTGAAGCCACGGTGAATACCATGTTGCAAGTTGAACCCGGAGGGCAATACGTTTATGCGGGATCGGACCCGTACAGTTTCTGCACGGAACAAGGCGCGTACACCATCTCTGTACCGAACCCGCCTTTATATTATTTACCCGTGCCAGCGACCCGCACCTATTCAGTAAACACGCAAGGCGAGTTCGTTCCTGGAATGGATTTCGCGTTCCAATCCATTGTAGATGTTTACGATGGGGAGGCCAACATTTGGGGTTGGAGTCCATGGATCGGAAATGAAACCCATTACAACGTAACCTATTGCAATATAGGAACAGAGCCGTTGGATGGCGAGATCGTTGTTACGCTCGATCCTCTTACGGAATTCGTATCGAGTATCCCAACCAACGTTACCGCCGCTGGGCAGACAGTTACCTGGTCCGTTAGCAATTTACTTCCCGGTCATTGCGCGTACATCTACCTCACCTACCTCACGGATAGCACCGCAATTGTAACGGATACCGTTTCGGCCTTTGTGCAATTCAACATAACAGGTGTAGAACAAACACCAGAGAATAATTTCGATATGATCATCGATAATCCCACCACGTCATTGGATCCGAATGAAAAACTCGTGAATGTGACCAGCATTACCGAACAAGAGATCATGGATGAAAAAGCATTGGAATACGTGGTCCATTTCCAGAACACTGGAACAGCACCTGCACAACGCGTAATTGTTCGAGATGTGATCGATACTGATCTTGACCTAAGCACTTTCCAAATGATCGGAGCCACACACCCATATACGATCTGGGTGGAAGGACGCGAGATCGCGTGGACCTTCGCGAACATATACTTACCGGACAGCACCACGGAACTGGAAGGCAGCCAAGGTGGCTTCAGCTATCGCATTTTGGCAAATGCGAACAGCATGCCCGGCACCTCAATAACCAACCGTGCGGATATCTATTTCGATTACAACGAACCCGTATTGACCAATACAGTTGAAACGGTAGTTGCCACACCACAAGCCATTGATGAATTTGTTGTGTATGATGATGGCCTAGGCGTTTATCCTTCACCGAGCACTGGCATTCTTTCTATTGGCTGGCAGCGTGGTGAGCTAACGAATGGCCAGATCACCGTGTTCGATGCATTGGGCAGAAACGTAGAAACCCAAAACGTACAGCGCATTGGTGGCGGCACTTTTGTAAACATGGACTTGAGCGAATTACCGCAAGGGACTTACACCGTTTGGTTGCAGGGCGAAGGTGTGAATGCGCGGACGCGCTTTGTAATTGCACGATAA
- a CDS encoding VOC family protein has product MTGHIHTPTPDLAKSIDFYKRLGFTVASEGTPTLITDGDITIEINAERTARAGVALYDNNWGDVIPKLNTPTHPCKGGHVCADPNGIWIYMLDGDAPVVPKTDIKGTILGKCMGVTIETTDMARSVALWQALGFAITMGTAESGWVVVSAEGCPGVSIMKPLMCPHLFFNPSLTYFNGKVGNPVVIENVRKAGIPITEEISHFNKDGIVDNIIIRDPGGYGFFLFND; this is encoded by the coding sequence ATGACCGGACATATCCACACACCAACACCTGACCTTGCCAAGAGCATCGACTTCTACAAGCGTCTCGGGTTCACCGTGGCCTCGGAAGGAACTCCAACACTGATCACGGATGGCGACATTACCATTGAGATCAACGCTGAACGTACTGCCCGCGCGGGAGTTGCTCTTTATGATAATAATTGGGGTGATGTGATTCCGAAACTGAATACGCCAACGCACCCGTGCAAAGGCGGCCATGTATGCGCGGACCCGAACGGAATTTGGATCTACATGCTGGATGGCGATGCACCGGTTGTTCCGAAAACAGACATCAAGGGTACCATCCTTGGCAAGTGCATGGGCGTGACGATCGAGACCACGGACATGGCGCGCTCGGTGGCGCTATGGCAAGCGCTTGGCTTTGCGATCACCATGGGCACTGCGGAAAGTGGCTGGGTGGTCGTATCGGCAGAAGGATGTCCGGGTGTGAGCATCATGAAGCCGCTTATGTGCCCGCATTTGTTCTTCAATCCATCGCTTACCTACTTCAATGGAAAGGTAGGAAACCCTGTGGTGATCGAGAACGTGCGAAAGGCCGGCATACCGATCACGGAAGAAATCTCGCACTTCAATAAAGACGGTATAGTCGACAACATCATCATTCGTGATCCGGGTGGTTATGGGTTCTTTTTGTTCAATGACTAA
- a CDS encoding efflux transporter outer membrane subunit: MILKDHKLLFTMVSIAMVCYGCSSTALVKRTENRTVPASYSGSTDSTNTSSVKWKAYFNDPYLNVLIDSALSNNQELNIMLQEIRTAQYEVKARKGEYLPFIGALGSAEVDKVGRYTSKGSSEATTDIMPDVETPEPLPDYMIGLYAKWEVDVWGKLRNAKKAAYCRYLGTVEGKNFMVTNLVAEISNSYYELLALDNQLLIVQQNIEIQSGALSIVRQQKQATRVTELAVRRFEAEVFHTRSMQFEIQQQITEMENHLNFLVGRFPGPIQRNAQTFSSLKPDTVLAGLPAQLLANRPDIRQAEQELTATKLDVKSARARFYPSVGLSAGVGFRAFDPEYLFTTPQSLIFNVAGDLVAPLINRNAIKAAYYTANAKQVQAVYDYERTILNAYVEVANQVSNIGNLNKSYALRAQRVQALQESITISNSLFLSARADYMEVLLTQRDALDSRFELVETQKLRLNAKVNVYRALGGGWR, from the coding sequence ATGATATTGAAGGATCACAAACTTTTGTTCACCATGGTGTCGATCGCAATGGTATGCTATGGGTGCAGCAGTACGGCATTGGTGAAACGCACCGAGAACAGAACGGTTCCCGCCAGCTATTCCGGCTCCACAGATTCCACCAATACGTCCAGTGTGAAGTGGAAAGCCTATTTCAACGACCCATACTTGAATGTGTTGATCGATTCCGCGTTGAGCAACAACCAGGAACTGAACATCATGTTGCAAGAGATACGCACCGCGCAATATGAGGTCAAAGCCAGAAAAGGGGAGTACCTGCCGTTCATTGGTGCACTCGGTAGTGCAGAAGTGGATAAAGTGGGCCGCTACACAAGCAAAGGTTCCAGCGAAGCCACCACGGACATCATGCCCGATGTTGAAACCCCGGAGCCATTGCCGGATTACATGATCGGTCTTTATGCTAAATGGGAAGTGGATGTTTGGGGAAAGTTGCGCAATGCAAAGAAGGCTGCTTACTGCAGGTATTTGGGCACGGTGGAAGGAAAGAATTTCATGGTGACGAACCTTGTCGCGGAGATCTCCAATTCTTACTACGAACTGCTCGCATTGGATAATCAATTACTGATCGTGCAACAGAACATTGAGATCCAAAGTGGTGCATTGAGCATCGTGCGGCAGCAGAAGCAAGCTACGCGCGTTACTGAATTGGCAGTGCGCAGGTTCGAGGCGGAAGTGTTCCATACACGAAGTATGCAGTTCGAAATTCAACAACAGATCACGGAGATGGAGAATCACCTCAATTTTCTTGTAGGCCGCTTTCCCGGACCCATCCAACGGAATGCACAAACATTCAGTAGCCTGAAGCCCGATACTGTATTGGCCGGCCTACCCGCCCAACTTCTGGCGAATCGTCCTGATATTAGACAAGCCGAGCAAGAACTTACCGCCACTAAACTGGATGTGAAGTCCGCACGTGCTAGGTTCTATCCTTCGGTAGGTCTCAGTGCCGGTGTAGGTTTCCGTGCATTCGATCCCGAATACTTGTTCACAACGCCGCAGTCCTTGATCTTCAATGTGGCAGGTGACCTGGTGGCTCCATTGATCAACAGAAATGCGATCAAGGCGGCTTATTACACTGCGAATGCGAAACAGGTCCAAGCCGTGTATGACTATGAACGTACGATCCTGAATGCGTATGTTGAAGTGGCTAATCAAGTATCCAACATCGGCAACTTGAACAAGAGCTACGCGCTACGTGCGCAACGTGTGCAAGCGTTGCAGGAATCGATCACGATCTCCAATAGCTTATTCCTTTCCGCGCGTGCCGATTACATGGAAGTGCTACTCACCCAGCGCGATGCATTGGACTCTCGTTTCGAGCTGGTTGAAACACAAAAGCTACGGTTGAACGCGAAGGTGAATGTGTACCGCGCACTGGGTGGTGGGTGGAGGTAG